The following is a genomic window from Mus musculus strain NOD/MrkTac chromosome 17 genomic contig, GRCm38.p6 alternate locus group NOD/MrkTac MMCHR17_NOD_IDD1.
CTGTCTTGTTCAGTTTAGGGGTATCCTACCTTTGTCAGTGTGTTATAGTTGCAGCCTGGGATCATTTCCTCTCTTTGTGGAAATGAGGAGAGCATTTCCTCTCTGTAAACACTGTAGATACTGTGATCCAGTTTCTGCCGGTCACAGGAATGCATAGCCCTGCTTTTGGGGAGCCATTTCCACTCTTGTTTGATCTGCATAAAGCTCAACAGCAGTAATATTTTGTGCCTTTGGTGTCCTGTCTCTTCTTCCACCCTCAGTGTCGAGGGGGAACCCAAGCTCAGGCCAGTCAGCCACCCCCGCAGACACCGCAGACTGTGGCCTCAGAGacggtagccttgaactcacaaacatcAGAACCAGTCGAAAGTGAAGCTCCTCCTCGAGAGCCCATGGAGTCAGAAGAAATGGAGGAACGTCCCCCAACCCAGACTCCAGAGCTTGCGCCCTCAGGCCCAGCTCCCGCAGGCCCAGCTCCCGCAGGCCCAGCTCCCGCGCCAGAGACAAATGCACCCAAGTGAGTGATGCAGGAAGCCTTTGGGGACTTGGACTGGGAAGGCTGTGAGGAGAGGAAAGTGGTTGCCAGGGGTGGATCTTTCAGTCGTAGTATAGCGGGGTCAGAGGTCAGCTCATGTAGATAAAGGTGGGTAGGCCTGGCAGCCTTGCAGAAGGCAGGGTGATCTCGGATGCCCCTGGAGCCGTGGAGCAGAGGCCTTGTCTAGGTTTGTGCTCCTTTGCACAGCACTGCTGGGGGATGGGAGCACTTTGCCTTCTCCTCTTGGCTGAGAGAGTCCCTGGGGATGGTAGGACTCTGAGGACAGCGTCACTCACTGGCCTCTGTGTCCGCAGCCACCCTTCCCCCGCAGAGCACGTGGAGGTGCTCCAGGAGCTTCAGCGCTTGCAGCGCCGTCTTCAGCCTTTCCTACAGCGCTACTGCGAGGTCCTGGGCGCTGCTGCCACCACAGACTACAACAACAACGTGAGCCCTTCAGTGCCTCCCTTCCTAGTACCTCAGAGCCGCAGACTGAGGCACACATAGTCCTTCACTGTCCTCAGGATTAGCACAGAATCCTCAGTAGGAGAGCATCCTGTGATGGGGGTGGTGACAGTCAGCATGTCCTTCATTGTTCAGGGAACGTACAGAATAAAAAGAATTTCAGGTGGTTGCTTAATATATGCCATGTTTTGTAGAAAATTCCATATGTGTATTGAATAGAatttatttgagattttttttttgttgttgggggggggggaacgctTTGGTTTATGCAGAAGCTTCCAGAGACAGAGGGCATGGCATAGTTTCAGAGGCAGTCATCCCTGttcttgctctttttttctttgctttcttttatttatttttaattcatttttaacactccatattccattcccctctccccatccctgttCTTAATATCATGCTTTTCTGGGTTTGACCTGGGTACAGCATGAGGGCCGTGAGGAGGACCAGAGGTTGATCAACTTGGTTGGGGAGAGCCTGCGGCTACTGGGCAACACTTTCGTGGCATTGTCTGATCTGCGCTGCAATCTAGCCTGTGCACCCCCACGGCACCTGCACGTGGTTCGGCCTATGTCTCACTACACGACTCCCATGGTGCTCCAGCAGGCAGCCATTCCCATTCAGGTGAGTGCGAGGAGCCTGGCTGGCAGGAGAGCAGGGAGCATGGTCCAGGAGGACGACTCCTGGCTTCTGGGAGGCTGGAAAGCAAGAAGCCTGGGGAGGCTGTGCTGGTGAAGCTATGGAGTCTTTAGAGGTGACTCTCCTGGCACTCTGGATTAGGCTCTTGTGTTTCTCATACCTATCTGTCTGCATGTCCATCTCTCTTCCAGATCAATGTGGGGACTACTGTGACCATGACAGGCAATGGGGCTCGGCCTCCACCAGCTCCTGGTGCGGAGGCAGCAACCCCAGGTTCTGCCCAGGCCacatccctgcctccctcttccaCCACTGTTGATTCATCAACTGAAGGAGCTCCCCCACCAGGGCCAGCACCGCCACCAGCCTCCAGCCACCCACGGGTCATCCGGATTTCCCACCAGAGTGTGGAGCCCGTGGTCATGATGCACATGAACATTCAAGGTGAGTTAGGACAGTTACTGGCAGAAGAGAGCCGTGGGAGCAGGGAGGGAAGGCCAGTGCTATGTGGGAAGGGCTCAAGGGAGGTGCTTTGGCCTTGGATTTGTGTGAAGGGAACCCAGCCTTCCTGTTGCCATGGGGACAGGGCAGGGTTTTGGAGGCATGACGGGTGGATGGCCTTGGCCCCACATTCTGAcagttttctgtctgtctgtctgcttgctcAGATTCTGGAGCACAGCCTGGTGGTGTGCCAAGTGCTCCCACTGGTCCACTGGGACCTCCTGGTCATGGACAGACCCTGGGTAAGAACAAGATGATGAGTGTAGGCTGAGAGCTCTGGGTAGAAAAAGGGGTAGGGCTGAGTGGGTGGGCTGAAGGGGTCCAGGTTCAAGGTTACATCAGACCCACCCCCCAGGCTCCACCCTCATCCAGctgccctccctgccccctgaGTTCATGCACGCCGTCGCCCACCAGATCACTCATCAGGCCATGGTGGCAGCTGTTGCCTCCGCGGCCGCAGGTAATGACCTGGAAGGGGAGGACTGGGCGGTGGGGCGTAGTTCATGGTGGTGGGCATTGTTTGCTGGCAGGCAAGGACTGAACCCTCAGCTTTCTTTGATGTCTCTTTTTGCTACACACAGGACAGCAGGTGCCCGGCTTCCCAACAGCACCAACTCGGGTGGTGATTGCCCGGCCAACTCCTCCACAGGCTCGGCCTTCCCATCCTGGgggacctccagtctctggaGCTCTGGTGAGCAAGGGTTGGGGGAAGTACCAGTGGGGAAATCCTGGTGGATTGTTGGAAGGACAAGACTGAATCCTCCTGTTCCCCAGCAGGGCGCTGGGCTGGGTACAAACACTTCATTGGCCCAGATGGTGAGCGGCCTTGTGGGGCAACTTCTTATGCAGCCTGTTCTTGTGGGTGAGTCCTGTTCTTTCCTAGCTCAAACTTTAGACATTTCCAGCTGCCACTGGGTATGACAGTGCCTGGGAGGCTGGGACTGGAGGATAACAGTTCAAGGACATCGTGGACTCTAGACTTGTAAGTTAGCCTGAGCTAATAAGGCCAATGAGCATCCATGCAGCAGTGCCTGATGACCCTCCCTGTCCTGCTCACTGGTCACACCTAGTCCCTGTGGAGTGGACacacttagtttttgttttcctgctggAAAGATGAGATGGGAATGAGGCAGCTAGAATATGGCTCTTGTTCACATTGTACTCTCCTTGGTTCCTGACAGCTCAGGGGACTCCAGGAATGGCTCAGgctcaggcccaggcccaggctcaggcccaggcccaggcccaggctccagctccggctccggctccagctccagctcctgccACTGCTTCAGCTAGTGCTGGTACTACCAACACAGCTACCACAGCTGGCCCTGCTCCTGGGGGTCCTGCccagcctccacctcctcagCCCTCTGCAGCTGATCTTCAGTTCTCTCAGCTCCTGGGAAATCTGCTGGGGCCTGCAGGGCCAGGGGCTGGGGGGCCAGGCATGGCTTCTCCCACCATCACTGTGGCAATGCCTGGTGTCCCTGCTTTTCTCCAGGGCATGACTGATTTTTTGCAGGTGAGTGGCCGGCTGTACTGCCCTTTTTACCCCCAGGCTCATAGAGCAATGGTATTCTGTTGTGGTTCTCTAGCTGCTGAGTGACAGCTCTGGAGTGGCTTATCCATTCAGTGTCCTAAGACGCTGAGATCAGAGCTggttcttgttgttcttgcagaggacctgggattgattcttagcacccacaaggtggttcacagccatctggaactccagttccagggaattcagcaccctcttctggtctctatgggaAATAGATACACACATTTCTCAGACATATAGGAAAGCAGAATGCCCATACACAATAAATACAGTGATAaaataggtttgtttgttttgttttttaaagtcaaGATCAGAATCTAGCTCTCTCACCTCTTACAGGCCTGTTGTTTGTGTCCGCAGTGCAATTTTATATTCTTGATCTTGTGGTCTTTATCTTCTATTCTTAATTCCTTCTTCTAGGCATCACAGACTGcccctccaccccctccacctcctccacccccaccccctgccccagagCAGCAGAGCACACCCCCACCAGGGTCTCCTTCTGGTGGAACAGCAAGCCCTGGAGGCTTAGGTCCTGAGAGCCTGCCACCAGAGTTTTTCACCTCAGTGGTGCAGGGCGTGTTGAGCTCCCTCCTGGGCTCCTTGGGGGCTCGAGCTGGCAGCAGTGAGAGTATCGCTGCCTTCATCCAACGCCTCAGTGGATCCAGCAACATCTTTGAGCCTGGGGCTGATGGCGCCCTTGGTAAGCAAGATGTGGGTGTTACAGTTTGGGGAAATAGCAGCCAGGGGAGGTAGTGGCCCTCCTTTACTAGTAAGATGGGATTAGCTGATGGTCTATGGGGCTAGGCAAGCAAGTGAAGGTAGTCGCTcacttctgtccctccctccctttccctagGATTCTTCGGAGCTCTGCTCTCTCTCCTGTGCCAGAATTTCTCCATGGTGGATGTGGTGATGCTTCTCCATGGCCATTTCCAGCCACTGCAGCGGCTCCAGCCACAGCTGCGATCTTTCTTCCACCAGCACTACCTGGGTGGCCAGGAGCCCACGCCTAGCAACATCCGGGTAAGTGAGAGCCCAGATCGCAGAGGTTTTCTTCTTCCCGGCCCTCTTTTTtaatcctgcctgcctgcctgttagACAGTGAAAGTTGTGCTTCAGCCCAAGCCCTGGGGTTGTAGGGGGTAGGAGAAAGGCTTTTGAAGGCTGTGGGCAAAACCTGACCTGTGGTGTTTCCTACAGATGGCGACCCACACACTGATCACTGGGCTGGAAGAGTATGTAAGGGAGAGTTTTGTAAGTGTCCTTTGTCTGTTTCCTTCCAGTCAGGGTTtgggttgggtgtgtgtgtgtgtgtctgtctgtctgtctgcctgcttccTCTTCTAGATCTTAAAGTACTGAAACGGAGTTCTTGGTGTGTCTTGTCTCAGTCTTTGGTACAGGTTCAGCCAGGTGTGGATATCATCCGGACAAATTTAGAATTTCTCCAAGAGCAGTTTAACAGCATTGCTGCTCATGTGCTGCACTGTACAGGTCAGGCTGGGGGCCAGCCAATCACAGGTAGTGTGTCCTGTCCACGCACGACTGCCAGAATCATGTGCTCTCTCACATCCTCCCCGCAGACAGTGGATTTGGAGCCCGGTTGCTGGAGCTGTGTAACCAGGgcctgtttgaatgcttggccctgaACCTCCACTGCTTGGGGGGACAGCAAATGGAGCTTGCTGCTGTCATCAATGGTCGAATTGTAAGTACCACCCAATTCTAGGTCTCTGGCTTTTTTGTTATGTCCTGtgagttttaattttcttctccaaATACTCTACCTGTTGCCCTGGATGTAATAGATTGCAAAAGTAGCTTGAGAGTTATATGGTCAATCTGTTTTCTGGCCCTCAGCGCCGCATGTCTCGCGGGGTGAATCCATCCTTGGTGAGCTGGCTGACAACCATGATGGGACTGAGGCTTCAGGTGGTCTTGGAGCACATGCCTGTGGGTCCCGACGCCATCCTCAGATATGTTCGTAGGGTTGGTGATCCTCCTCAGGTAAGGGATCCAATAGGGGGTGGTGTCAGGatgtaaagaaactgaagagatggcCTGGAGCAGCCCCTCCCACCACATCCCCTTTATATTTCTTTGACCAATTTCACAGACACTTCCTGAAGAGCCGATGGAAGTTCAGGGAGCAGAAAGAACTTCCCCTGAACCTCAGGTACTGTTTGAGAAGCCGAATAATATGGAGTAGATGGCTGTGAGAAAAGGGGCTTGGGAGCAAAGAATTCTGAAGTCTGGACCTTCCTGTTAAATGCTTTCTAGAGAGAGAATGCTTCCCCAGCCCCTGGAACAACAGCAGAAGAAGCCATGTCCCGAGGCCCGCCCCCTGCTCCTGAAGGAGGTTCCCGAGATGAACAGGATGGAGCTTCAGCTGATGCAGAACCCTGGGCAGCTGCAGTCCCCCCTGTAAGTGGCAGGAGGTGACCCAGTGGGTTAAAGAGCTGTAAGTTGTGGGAATTATggcaaatcctttcctccccaggaaTGGGTCCCTATTATCCAGCAGGACATTCAGAGCCAGCGGAAGGTGAAACCTCAGCCGCCCCTGAGTGATGCCTACCTCAGTGGCATGCCTGCCAAGAGACGAAAGGTTGGTCTCTTTGCTGCGGCTGTGTCTCTGTCCAGTACCCTTGTTGAGCTAGAGGCTTTTGCTTGCTAGTTCAGTCTCTTCATCTAGTTAGGAAGCCTGTTTGTGAGTCAGACTTGTTCATGATTGGTACATTGGTATACGGGCCTTCAACCTTACTGTTTTCTGGCAGTTCTGGTTCCTCAGCTGTGTCACCTCCCAAGTGATTAGGTGTGTAATGAAGAATAGCTAGCTCCGAATCCTAGGTGATTTGACCTGCTGGTGCCTTCTTTGCTGTCAGAACCATGTGCAGGGTGTTCCCTGCCCTATACTAGTATAGACACTGGTTATCTAATGGAAAGGGTGAACTGGGTGGTGGCACTGGGTCTGATATTGATCCCCTTTTCCCTCTCAACCTGTCCCCCAGACAATGCAGGGTGAGGGCCCCCAGCTGCTACTCTCAGAGGCAGTGAGCCGGGCAGCTAAGGCAGCCGGAGCTCGGCCCCTGACAAGCCCCGAGAGCCTGAGCCGGGACCTGGAGGCACCAGAGGTTCAGGAGAGCTACAGGCAGCAGGTGCCCCCACTTTGCAGCAGAATAGGGATGGTCTGTTGGGAGGGGTTGGGCCAGGATCCTGCTTCCCTTGATGGTCAGGGTTTTCCTTGTGGCATTTGGGAAGGCTTAGCAATCTCATATTGGGCTTGCCAGCATGGCTGGTGGGGAACGTATTTCCTAAGGGTTGGTCTTTGTGCTTTCTGGGATCATAGGTCTGAAACCAGGGCTGCTCCTGACctgcttgtgttttctttctagCTCCGGTCTG
Proteins encoded in this region:
- the Bag6 gene encoding large proline-rich protein BAG6 isoform 8 (isoform 8 is encoded by transcript variant 14), which translates into the protein MEPSDSASTAMEEPDSLEVLVKTLDSQTRTFIVGAQMNVKEFKEHIAASVSIPSEKQRLIYQGRVLQDDKKLQEYNVGGKVIHLVERAPPQTQLPSGASSGTGSASATHGGAPLPGTRGPGASVHDRNANSYVMVGTFNLPSDGSAVDVHINMEQAPIQSEPRVRLVMAQHMIRDIQTLLSRMECRGGTQAQASQPPPQTPQTVASETVALNSQTSEPVESEAPPREPMESEEMEERPPTQTPELAPSGPAPAGPAPAGPAPAPETNAPNHPSPAEHVEVLQELQRLQRRLQPFLQRYCEVLGAAATTDYNNNHEGREEDQRLINLVGESLRLLGNTFVALSDLRCNLACAPPRHLHVVRPMSHYTTPMVLQQAAIPIQINVGTTVTMTGNGARPPPAPGAEAATPGSAQATSLPPSSTTVDSSTEGAPPPGPAPPPASSHPRVIRISHQSVEPVVMMHMNIQDSGAQPGGVPSAPTGPLGPPGHGQTLGQQVPGFPTAPTRVVIARPTPPQARPSHPGGPPVSGALGAGLGTNTSLAQMVSGLVGQLLMQPVLVAQGTPGMAQAQAQAQAQAQAQAQAPAPAPAPAPAPATASASAGTTNTATTAGPAPGGPAQPPPPQPSAADLQFSQLLGNLLGPAGPGAGGPGMASPTITVAMPGVPAFLQGMTDFLQASQTAPPPPPPPPPPPPAPEQQSTPPPGSPSGGTASPGGLGPESLPPEFFTSVVQGVLSSLLGSLGARAGSSESIAAFIQRLSGSSNIFEPGADGALGFFGALLSLLCQNFSMVDVVMLLHGHFQPLQRLQPQLRSFFHQHYLGGQEPTPSNIRMATHTLITGLEEYVRESFSLVQVQPGVDIIRTNLEFLQEQFNSIAAHVLHCTDSGFGARLLELCNQGLFECLALNLHCLGGQQMELAAVINGRIRRMSRGVNPSLVSWLTTMMGLRLQVVLEHMPVGPDAILRYVRRVGDPPQTLPEEPMEVQGAERTSPEPQRENASPAPGTTAEEAMSRGPPPAPEGGSRDEQDGASADAEPWAAAVPPQDIQSQRKVKPQPPLSDAYLSGMPAKRRKTMQGEGPQLLLSEAVSRAAKAAGARPLTSPESLSRDLEAPEVQESYRQQLRSDIQKRLQEDPNYSPQRFPNAHRAFADDP
- the Bag6 gene encoding large proline-rich protein BAG6 isoform 12 (isoform 12 is encoded by transcript variant 25), with protein sequence MEPSDSASTAMEEPDSLEVLVKTLDSQTRTFIVGAQMNVKEFKEHIAASVSIPSEKQRLIYQGRVLQDDKKLQEYNVGGKVIHLVERAPPQTQLPSGASSGTGSASATHGGAPLPGTRGPGASVHDRNANSYVMVGTFNLPSDGSAVDVHINMEQAPIQSEPRVRLVMAQHMIRDIQTLLSRMECRGGTQAQASQPPPQTPQTVASETVALNSQTSEPVESEAPPREPMESEEMEERPPTQTPELAPSGPAPAGPAPAGPAPAPETNAPNHPSPAEHVEVLQELQRLQRRLQPFLQRYCEVLGAAATTDYNNNHEGREEDQRLINLVGESLRLLGNTFVALSDLRCNLACAPPRHLHVVRPMSHYTTPMVLQQAAIPIQINVGTTVTMTGNGARPPPAPGAEAATPGSAQATSLPPSSTTVDSSTEGAPPPGPAPPPASSHPRVIRISHQSVEPVVMMHMNIQDSGAQPGGVPSAPTGPLGPPGHGQTLGQQVPGFPTAPTRVVIARPTPPQARPSHPGGPPVSGALQGAGLGTNTSLAQMVSGLVGQLLMQPVLVAQGTPGMAQAQAQAQAQAQAQAQAPAPAPAPAPAPATASASAGTTNTATTAGPAPGGPAQPPPPQPSAADLQFSQLLGNLLGPAGPGAGGPGMASPTITVAMPGVPAFLQGMTDFLQASQTAPPPPPPPPPPPPAPEQQSTPPPGSPSGGTASPGGLGPESLPPEFFTSVVQGVLSSLLGSLGARAGSSESIAAFIQRLSGSSNIFEPGADGALGFFGALLSLLCQNFSMVDVVMLLHGHFQPLQRLQPQLRSFFHQHYLGGQEPTPSNIRMATHTLITGLEEYVRESFSLVQVQPGVDIIRTNLEFLQEQFNSIAAHVLHCTDSGFGARLLELCNQGLFECLALNLHCLGGQQMELAAVINGRIRRMSRGVNPSLVSWLTTMMGLRLQVVLEHMPVGPDAILRYVRRVGDPPQTLPEEPMEVQGAERTSPEPQRENASPAPGTTAEEAMSRGPPPAPEGGSRDEQDGASADAEPWAAAVPPEWVPIIQQDIQSQRKVKPQPPLSDAYLSGMPAKRRKLRSDIQKRLQEDPNYSPQRFPNAHRAFADDP
- the Bag6 gene encoding large proline-rich protein BAG6 isoform 2 (isoform 2 is encoded by transcript variant 11), whose product is MEPSDSASTAMEEPDSLEVLVKTLDSQTRTFIVGAQMNVKEFKEHIAASVSIPSEKQRLIYQGRVLQDDKKLQEYNVGGKVIHLVERAPPQTQLPSGASSGTGSASATHGGAPLPGTRGPGASVHDRNANSYVMVGTFNLPSDGSAVDVHINMEQAPIQSEPRVRLVMAQHMIRDIQTLLSRMECRGGTQAQASQPPPQTPQTVASETVALNSQTSEPVESEAPPREPMESEEMEERPPTQTPELAPSGPAPAGPAPAGPAPAPETNAPNHPSPAEHVEVLQELQRLQRRLQPFLQRYCEVLGAAATTDYNNNHEGREEDQRLINLVGESLRLLGNTFVALSDLRCNLACAPPRHLHVVRPMSHYTTPMVLQQAAIPIQINVGTTVTMTGNGARPPPAPGAEAATPGSAQATSLPPSSTTVDSSTEGAPPPGPAPPPASSHPRVIRISHQSVEPVVMMHMNIQDSGAQPGGVPSAPTGPLGPPGHGQTLGQQVPGFPTAPTRVVIARPTPPQARPSHPGGPPVSGALGAGLGTNTSLAQMVSGLVGQLLMQPVLVAQGTPGMAQAQAQAQAQAQAQAQAPAPAPAPAPAPATASASAGTTNTATTAGPAPGGPAQPPPPQPSAADLQFSQLLGNLLGPAGPGAGGPGMASPTITVAMPGVPAFLQGMTDFLQASQTAPPPPPPPPPPPPAPEQQSTPPPGSPSGGTASPGGLGPESLPPEFFTSVVQGVLSSLLGSLGARAGSSESIAAFIQRLSGSSNIFEPGADGALGFFGALLSLLCQNFSMVDVVMLLHGHFQPLQRLQPQLRSFFHQHYLGGQEPTPSNIRMATHTLITGLEEYVRESFSLVQVQPGVDIIRTNLEFLQEQFNSIAAHVLHCTDSGFGARLLELCNQGLFECLALNLHCLGGQQMELAAVINGRIRRMSRGVNPSLVSWLTTMMGLRLQVVLEHMPVGPDAILRYVRRVGDPPQTLPEEPMEVQGAERTSPEPQRENASPAPGTTAEEAMSRGPPPAPEGGSRDEQDGASADAEPWAAAVPPEWVPIIQQDIQSQRKVKPQPPLSDAYLSGMPAKRRKTMQGEGPQLLLSEAVSRAAKAAGARPLTSPESLSRDLEAPEVQESYRQQLRSDIQKRLQEDPNYSPQRFPNAHRAFADDP
- the Bag6 gene encoding large proline-rich protein BAG6 isoform 13 (isoform 13 is encoded by transcript variant 28) produces the protein MEPSDSASTAMEEPDSLEVLVKTLDSQTRTFIVGAQMNVKEFKEHIAASVSIPSEKQRLIYQGRVLQDDKKLQEYNVGGKVIHLVERAPPQTQLPSGASSGTGSASATHGGAPLPGTRGPGASVHDRNANSYVMVGTFNLPSDGSAVDVHINMEQAPIQSEPRVRLVMAQHMIRDIQTLLSRMECRGGTQAQASQPPPQTPQTVASETVALNSQTSEPVESEAPPREPMESEEMEERPPTQTPELAPSGPAPAGPAPAGPAPAPETNAPNHPSPAEHVEVLQELQRLQRRLQPFLQRYCEVLGAAATTDYNNNHEGREEDQRLINLVGESLRLLGNTFVALSDLRCNLACAPPRHLHVVRPMSHYTTPMVLQQAAIPIQINVGTTVTMTGNGARPPPAPGAEAATPGSAQATSLPPSSTTVDSSTEGAPPPGPAPPPASSHPRVIRISHQSVEPVVMMHMNIQDSGAQPGGVPSAPTGPLGPPGHGQTLGQQVPGFPTAPTRVVIARPTPPQARPSHPGGPPVSGALGAGLGTNTSLAQMVSGLVGQLLMQPVLVAQGTPGMAQAQAQAQAQAQAQAQAPAPAPAPAPAPATASASAGTTNTATTAGPAPGGPAQPPPPQPSAADLQFSQLLGNLLGPAGPGAGGPGMASPTITVAMPGVPAFLQGMTDFLQASQTAPPPPPPPPPPPPAPEQQSTPPPGSPSGGTASPGGLGPESLPPEFFTSVVQGVLSSLLGSLGARAGSSESIAAFIQRLSGSSNIFEPGADGALGFFGALLSLLCQNFSMVDVVMLLHGHFQPLQRLQPQLRSFFHQHYLGGQEPTPSNIRMATHTLITGLEEYVRESFSLVQVQPGVDIIRTNLEFLQEQFNSIAAHVLHCTDSGFGARLLELCNQGLFECLALNLHCLGGQQMELAAVINGRIRRMSRGVNPSLVSWLTTMMGLRLQVVLEHMPVGPDAILRYVRRVGDPPQTLPEEPMEVQGAERTSPEPQRENASPAPGTTAEEAMSRGPPPAPEGGSRDEQDGASADAEPWAAAVPPEWVPIIQQDIQSQRKVKPQPPLSDAYLSGMPAKRRKLRSDIQKRLQEDPNYSPQRFPNAHRAFADDP
- the Bag6 gene encoding large proline-rich protein BAG6 isoform 14 (isoform 14 is encoded by transcript variant 30), encoding MEPSDSASTAMEEPDSLEVLVKTLDSQTRTFIVGAQMNVKEFKEHIAASVSIPSEKQRLIYQGRVLQDDKKLQEYNVGGKVIHLVERAPPQTQLPSGASSGTGSASATHGGAPLPGTRGPGASVHDRNANSYVMVGTFNLPSDGSAVDVHINMEQAPIQSEPRVRLVMAQHMIRDIQTLLSRMECRGGTQAQASQPPPQTPQTVASETVALNSQTSEPVESEAPPREPMESEEMEERPPTQTPELAPSGPAPAGPAPAGPAPAPETNAPNHPSPAEHVEVLQELQRLQRRLQPFLQRYCEVLGAAATTDYNNNHEGREEDQRLINLVGESLRLLGNTFVALSDLRCNLACAPPRHLHVVRPMSHYTTPMVLQQAAIPIQINVGTTVTMTGNGARPPPAPGAEAATPGSAQATSLPPSSTTVDSSTEGAPPPGPAPPPASSHPRVIRISHQSVEPVVMMHMNIQDSGAQPGGVPSAPTGPLGPPGHGQTLGQQVPGFPTAPTRVVIARPTPPQARPSHPGGPPVSGALGAGLGTNTSLAQMVSGLVGQLLMQPVLVAQGTPGMAQAQAQAQAQAQAQAQAPAPAPAPAPAPATASASAGTTNTATTAGPAPGGPAQPPPPQPSAADLQFSQLLGNLLGPAGPGAGGPGMASPTITVAMPGVPAFLQGMTDFLQASQTAPPPPPPPPPPPPAPEQQSTPPPGSPSGGTASPGGLGPESLPPEFFTSVVQGVLSSLLGSLGARAGSSESIAAFIQRLSGSSNIFEPGADGALGFFGALLSLLCQNFSMVDVVMLLHGHFQPLQRLQPQLRSFFHQHYLGGQEPTPSNIRMATHTLITGLEEYVRESFSLVQVQPGVDIIRTNLEFLQEQFNSIAAHVLHCTDSGFGARLLELCNQGLFECLALNLHCLGGQQMELAAVINGRIRRMSRGVNPSLVSWLTTMMGLRLQVVLEHMPVGPDAILRYVRRVGDPPQTLPEEPMEVQGAERTSPEPQRENASPAPGTTAEEAMSRGPPPAPEGGSRDEQDGASADAEPWAAAVPPQDIQSQRKVKPQPPLSDAYLSGMPAKRRKLRSDIQKRLQEDPNYSPQRFPNAHRAFADDP
- the Bag6 gene encoding large proline-rich protein BAG6 isoform 9 (isoform 9 is encoded by transcript variant 16) is translated as MEPSDSASTAMEEPDSLEVLVKTLDSQTRTFIVGAQMNVKEFKEHIAASVSIPSEKQRLIYQGRVLQDDKKLQEYNVGGKVIHLVERAPPQTQLPSGASSGTGSASATHGGAPLPGTRGPGASVHDRNANSYVMVGTFNLPSDGSAVDVHINMEQAPIQSEPRVRLVMAQHMIRDIQTLLSRMECRGGTQAQASQPPPQTPQTVASETVALNSQTSEPVESEAPPREPMESEEMEERPPTQTPELAPSGPAPAGPAPAGPAPAPETNAPNHPSPAEHVEVLQELQRLQRRLQPFLQRYCEVLGAAATTDYNNNHEGREEDQRLINLVGESLRLLGNTFVALSDLRCNLACAPPRHLHVVRPMSHYTTPMVLQQAAIPIQINVGTTVTMTGNGARPPPAPGAEAATPGSAQATSLPPSSTTVDSSTEGAPPPGPAPPPASSHPRVIRISHQSVEPVVMMHMNIQDSGAQPGGVPSAPTGPLGPPGHGQTLGSTLIQLPSLPPEFMHAVAHQITHQAMVAAVASAAAGQQVPGFPTAPTRVVIARPTPPQARPSHPGGPPVSGALQGAGLGTNTSLAQMVSGLVGQLLMQPVLVAQGTPGMAQAQAQAQAQAQAQAQAPAPAPAPAPAPATASASAGTTNTATTAGPAPGGPAQPPPPQPSAADLQFSQLLGNLLGPAGPGAGGPGMASPTITVAMPGVPAFLQGMTDFLQASQTAPPPPPPPPPPPPAPEQQSTPPPGSPSGGTASPGGLGPESLPPEFFTSVVQGVLSSLLGSLGARAGSSESIAAFIQRLSGSSNIFEPGADGALGFFGALLSLLCQNFSMVDVVMLLHGHFQPLQRLQPQLRSFFHQHYLGGQEPTPSNIRMATHTLITGLEEYVRESFSLVQVQPGVDIIRTNLEFLQEQFNSIAAHVLHCTDSGFGARLLELCNQGLFECLALNLHCLGGQQMELAAVINGRIRRMSRGVNPSLVSWLTTMMGLRLQVVLEHMPVGPDAILRYVRRVGDPPQTLPEEPMEVQGAERTSPEPQRENASPAPGTTAEEAMSRGPPPAPEGGSRDEQDGASADAEPWAAAVPPEWVPIIQQDIQSQRKVKPQPPLSDAYLSGMPAKRRKLRSDIQKRLQEDPNYSPQRFPNAHRAFADDP